One segment of Echeneis naucrates chromosome 15, fEcheNa1.1, whole genome shotgun sequence DNA contains the following:
- the xpo5 gene encoding exportin-5 isoform X2: MAEQVAAMCEQLIKAVNVMMDAETSQIYRLEALKFCEEFKETNSMCVPCGLQLADKAQPAVVRHFGLQILEHVIKFRWNNMQQQEKVQLKECAMQLLSHGTHSILEEESHIKDALSRITVEMIKREWPQHWPDMLKEMEALTSQGEIQTEVVMLILLRLAEDVITFQTLPTQRRRDIQQTLTQNMESIFSFMMAILQLNVEDYRKMVSDAKAHCRVAVATLNTLAGYIDWVSLVHITSGNCHLLEILCLLLSEPELQLEAAECLLISISRKGKLEDRKPFMLLFDDVAIHYILSAARSVSAVEVVERRYIFLKRLCQVLCALGGQLCSLVGSEAEVEVPANLNKYMEALLTFTTHSSQFLKSSTLPTWGALFRHETLLKDPVVLDIVTKYLRTSMINLVKTGFPSRDDNPSCEYSRVDFDSDGDFNSFFNSFRAQQGEVLRSACRIVPLEAFQIAAEWLQYQIASPIDMGDTTSKTAEGLCSLLSPSVVQWDAMTVFMECMVTQIFKSLEEERLPIDQSMELLQAVLNYETKDPLILSCVLTNVSALFPFVIHRPHFRTQVLYKLFKAITFEIDQDSKAPRTRAVKNVRRHASSSIIKICRDYPQFILPCFDMFYNHVKKLFVSDATLTHMEKCSLMEALVLISNQFKDFAKQKAFLDEMMGSVVAEWTSEEMRHVLWDPAMFLSFVGADQVVTEQSADTDTTGVNRGRLSFCLYAMLGVVKRSRWPADVEEAKAGGFVVGYTAAGAPIYRNPCTSQFLLLLPNLLALIRTHNSLFIPENMARLSETFSKAHDVIDAEKNMVLGLSHHLLDIYDSPVYKTSLERMQGFFTTLYDNCFHVLGNAGLSLQQEFYTIERLAQEIAGSAFVSLDHVPDHRLRPMIRVFLRQLVQSCPQEYHESLLCPLLGPLFAYLQQRLSTKWQVINQRTSVNGQDEEEVVCQESQVTQEMLEEQLVRMVTREVLDLLTVSCISRKMPEPAANKEEEDMMMESGQTVSPAQPTEELTELGKCLLKHETIYMSLLTLSFTSLSWKDTTNCHRTASIVCWTLLRQVVGGNLLPEAVTWFYTSVLRGLQVHGQHEVCNSTLLQLAMLIYENLRPRYMELRTVMTQIPNISVEALDQYDHRLIDPNAQKVGDKKKKDQFKKLIAGTVGKALCQQFRKEVHIRNLPSLFKKPKPDKAVQNSEALGLAALFYPENSTL, translated from the exons gTTCAGATGGAACAACATGCAACAACAAGAGAAGGTCCAATTGAAGGAGTGTGCAATGCAGCTGTTATCACAT GGTACTCATTCTAttctggaggaggagagccaTATCAAAGATGCTTTGTCACGCATCACAGTCGAAATGATAAAGAGAGAATGGCCTCAACATTGGCCAGATATGTTGAAAGAAATGGAGGCTCTCACTAGTCAAGGG GAGATACAAACAGAGGTGGTGATGTTGATCCTGCTGAGGCTGGCAGAGGATGTGATCACCTTCCAGACATTGCCCACTCAGCGACGTAGAGACATCCAACAGACACTCACCCAGAACATGGAAAGCATCTTCAGTTTCATGATGGCAATTCTGCAACTTAATGTCGAAGATTACCGTAAAATGGTCAGTGAT GCCAAAGCTCACTGTCGAGTCGCTGTGGCCACGCTAAATACCCTTGCAGGCTACATAGACTGGGTGTCTCTAGTGCACATCACTTCTGGAAACTGCCATCTACTGGAGATATTGTGTCTGCTGTTGAGTGAGCCAGAGCTTCAGCTGGAGGCGGCAGAGTGTTTGCTCATCTCTATCAGTCGGAAG GGCAAGCTGGAAGACAGGAAGCCCttcatgctgctgtttgatgatGTGGCCATTCACTATATCCTTTCTGCAGCACGGTCAGTATC ggcagtggaggtggtggagcGCCGCTACATCTTCCTGAAGAGGCTGTGTCAGGTTCTGTGTGCTCTGGGAGGACAGCTGTGCTCATTAGTG GGTTCAGAAGCTGAGGTTGAAGTACCAGCAAATCTCAACAAGTACATGGAAGCCCTTTTAACATTCACTACACATTCCAGTCAG TTCTTGAAGTCATCCACTCTGCCTACTTGGGGAGCTTTGTTCAGACATGAGACTCTGCTGAAGGATCCTGTTGTTTTGGATATCGTCACCAAATACCTCAGAACATCCATGATCAACCTAGTCAAG ACTGGGTTTCCATCAAGAGATGATAACCCAAGTTGTGAGTATTCCCGTGTGGACTTTGACAGTGATGGAGACTTCAACTCATTCTTTAATT CTTTTCGAGCACAGCAGGGTGAAGTGCTGAGGAGTGCATGTCGCATTGTCCCCCTGGAGGCCTTTCAGATAGCAGCAGAATGGTTACAATACCAGATTGCCAGCCCTATTGACATGGGAGATACCACAT CTAAGACTGCTGAGGGGCTATGCTCCCTCCTGTCTCCATCTGTGGTCCAGTGGGATGCAATGACAGTCTTCATGGAGTGCATGGTCACACAAATCTTCAAAAGTCTAGAGGAAGAG AGGTTGCCCATAGATCAGAGcatggagctgctgcaggccGTGCTGAACTATGAGACCAAAGACCCGCTCATCTTGTCCTGCGTGCTCACCAATGTGTCTGCCCTCTTCCCTTTTGTCATACATAGACCACACTTCCGGACACAGGTTCTATACAAG ctatTTAAAGCCATCACATTTGAGATTGATCAGGACAGTAAG GCACCTCGGACCAGAGCCGTAAAGAATGTGAGGAGGCATGCCTCTTCTTCTATCATCAAAATTTGCCGGGATTACCCACAGTTCATATTG ccCTGTTTTGACATGTTTTACAATCACGTGAAGAAGCTGTTTGTGAGTGATGCCACACTCACTCACATGGAGAAATGTTCACTGATGGAAGCACTGGTGCTGATCAGTAACCAGTTCAAAGATTTTGCAAAGCAGAAGGCTTTTCTAGACGAAATGATGGGGTCCGTGGTGGCAGAATGGACCTCAGAAGAGATGAGGCA tgtgctgTGGGACCCTGCCATGTTCCTGTCCTTTGTTGGAGCAGATCAGGTGGTCACTGAGCAAAGTGCAGATACAGACACAACAGGTGTTAATAGGGGACGG ttgagtttttgtttgtatgctATGTTGGGGGTGGTGAAACGGTCACGTTGGCCTGCAGATGTGGAGGAAGCCAAGGCTGGTGGCTTTGTGGTGGGCTACACCGCAGCTGGAGCTCCCATCTACAGAAATCCCTGCACTTCCCAGTTTTTGCTCCTGCTACCGAACCTTTTAGCTCTTATCAG GACTCATAACAGTCTATTCATACCAGAGAACATGGCTCGTCTGAGTGAGACCTTTTCAAAGGCCCATGACGTGattgatgcagaaaaaaatatggtgCTTG GTCTCTCGCATCATCTTTTGGATATTTATGACTCTCCTGTGTACAAAACCAGCCTTGAGCGCATGCAGGGATTTTTCACCACGTTGTATGACAACTG CTTCCATGTTCTGGGAAATGCAGGTCTGTCCCTTCAGCAGGAATTCTATACCATTGAAAGGTTGGCTCAAGAAATAGCTGGCTCTGCTTTTGTCTCCCTCGATCATGTGCCTGACCACAGACTTCGCCCTATGATTC GGGTGTTTTTGAGGCAGCTGGTGCAATCATGTCCTCAGGAATACCATGAGAGTCTGCtctgccccctgctgggcccTCTGTTCGCTTACCTGCAGCAG AGACTCAGCACCAAGTGGCAAGTCATCAACCAGAGGACCTCAGTTAA tggccaagatgaggaggaggttgTGTGCCAGGAAAGCCAGGTGACACAGGAGATgttggaggagcagctggtgcGCATGGTCACAAGGGAAGTGCTGGATCTTCTTA CTGTGAGCTGTATTTCCAGAAAAATGCCTGAACCAGCAGCAAATAAGGAGGAA GAAGATATGATGATGGAATCAGGGCAGACGGTGTCTCCAGCCCAGCCCACAGAGGAGTTGACTGAGCTGGGAAAATGCTTGTTGAAACACGAG ACCATCTACATGTCCCTACTGACCCTCTCCTTCACCTCACTATCATGGAAAGACACCACCAACTGTCACCGCACTGCTTCCATTGTCTGTTGGACCCTTCTCCGGCAG GTTGTAGGGGGTAATCTTCTCCCTGAGGCCGTCACATGGTTCTATACCAGTGTGCTACGGGGCCTCCAGGTTCATGGGCAGCATGAAGTCTGCAACTCTACACTCTTACAGTTGGCCATGCTCATCTATGAAAACTTG CGACCTCGCTACATGGAGCTGAGAACAGTAATGACCCAGATCCCAAACATCAGTGTGGAAGCCCTGGACCAGTATGATCACAGACTCATAGACCCCAATGCCCAGAAAGTtggggacaaaaagaaaaaggatcaaTTCAAAAAGCTCATTGCAGGAACTGTTGGG AAAGCTCTGTGCCAGCAGTTCAGGAAGGAGGTTCATATCCGGAATCTTCCATCGCTCTTTAAAAAGCCGAAGCCAGACAAGGCTGTACAGAACAGTGAAGCATTGGGTCTGGCAGCTCTCTTCTACCCAGAGAATAGCACTCTGTAG
- the xpo5 gene encoding exportin-5 isoform X1, with protein MAEQVAAMCEQLIKAVNVMMDAETSQIYRLEALKFCEEFKETNSMCVPCGLQLADKAQPAVVRHFGLQILEHVIKFRWNNMQQQEKVQLKECAMQLLSHGTHSILEEESHIKDALSRITVEMIKREWPQHWPDMLKEMEALTSQGEIQTEVVMLILLRLAEDVITFQTLPTQRRRDIQQTLTQNMESIFSFMMAILQLNVEDYRKMKDLPGHELQAKAHCRVAVATLNTLAGYIDWVSLVHITSGNCHLLEILCLLLSEPELQLEAAECLLISISRKGKLEDRKPFMLLFDDVAIHYILSAARSADGLAICKKSSESQAVEVVERRYIFLKRLCQVLCALGGQLCSLVGSEAEVEVPANLNKYMEALLTFTTHSSQFLKSSTLPTWGALFRHETLLKDPVVLDIVTKYLRTSMINLVKTGFPSRDDNPSCEYSRVDFDSDGDFNSFFNSFRAQQGEVLRSACRIVPLEAFQIAAEWLQYQIASPIDMGDTTSKTAEGLCSLLSPSVVQWDAMTVFMECMVTQIFKSLEEERLPIDQSMELLQAVLNYETKDPLILSCVLTNVSALFPFVIHRPHFRTQVLYKLFKAITFEIDQDSKAPRTRAVKNVRRHASSSIIKICRDYPQFILPCFDMFYNHVKKLFVSDATLTHMEKCSLMEALVLISNQFKDFAKQKAFLDEMMGSVVAEWTSEEMRHVLWDPAMFLSFVGADQVVTEQSADTDTTGVNRGRLSFCLYAMLGVVKRSRWPADVEEAKAGGFVVGYTAAGAPIYRNPCTSQFLLLLPNLLALIRTHNSLFIPENMARLSETFSKAHDVIDAEKNMVLGLSHHLLDIYDSPVYKTSLERMQGFFTTLYDNCFHVLGNAGLSLQQEFYTIERLAQEIAGSAFVSLDHVPDHRLRPMIRVFLRQLVQSCPQEYHESLLCPLLGPLFAYLQQRLSTKWQVINQRTSVNGQDEEEVVCQESQVTQEMLEEQLVRMVTREVLDLLTVSCISRKMPEPAANKEEVDEEDMMMESGQTVSPAQPTEELTELGKCLLKHETIYMSLLTLSFTSLSWKDTTNCHRTASIVCWTLLRQVVGGNLLPEAVTWFYTSVLRGLQVHGQHEVCNSTLLQLAMLIYENLRPRYMELRTVMTQIPNISVEALDQYDHRLIDPNAQKVGDKKKKDQFKKLIAGTVGKALCQQFRKEVHIRNLPSLFKKPKPDKAVQNSEALGLAALFYPENSTL; from the exons gTTCAGATGGAACAACATGCAACAACAAGAGAAGGTCCAATTGAAGGAGTGTGCAATGCAGCTGTTATCACAT GGTACTCATTCTAttctggaggaggagagccaTATCAAAGATGCTTTGTCACGCATCACAGTCGAAATGATAAAGAGAGAATGGCCTCAACATTGGCCAGATATGTTGAAAGAAATGGAGGCTCTCACTAGTCAAGGG GAGATACAAACAGAGGTGGTGATGTTGATCCTGCTGAGGCTGGCAGAGGATGTGATCACCTTCCAGACATTGCCCACTCAGCGACGTAGAGACATCCAACAGACACTCACCCAGAACATGGAAAGCATCTTCAGTTTCATGATGGCAATTCTGCAACTTAATGTCGAAGATTACCGTAAAATG AAAGACTTGCCCGGACATGAACTACAG GCCAAAGCTCACTGTCGAGTCGCTGTGGCCACGCTAAATACCCTTGCAGGCTACATAGACTGGGTGTCTCTAGTGCACATCACTTCTGGAAACTGCCATCTACTGGAGATATTGTGTCTGCTGTTGAGTGAGCCAGAGCTTCAGCTGGAGGCGGCAGAGTGTTTGCTCATCTCTATCAGTCGGAAG GGCAAGCTGGAAGACAGGAAGCCCttcatgctgctgtttgatgatGTGGCCATTCACTATATCCTTTCTGCAGCACG GTCAGCAGATGGACTTGCAATATGTAAGAAATCTTCTGAATCACA ggcagtggaggtggtggagcGCCGCTACATCTTCCTGAAGAGGCTGTGTCAGGTTCTGTGTGCTCTGGGAGGACAGCTGTGCTCATTAGTG GGTTCAGAAGCTGAGGTTGAAGTACCAGCAAATCTCAACAAGTACATGGAAGCCCTTTTAACATTCACTACACATTCCAGTCAG TTCTTGAAGTCATCCACTCTGCCTACTTGGGGAGCTTTGTTCAGACATGAGACTCTGCTGAAGGATCCTGTTGTTTTGGATATCGTCACCAAATACCTCAGAACATCCATGATCAACCTAGTCAAG ACTGGGTTTCCATCAAGAGATGATAACCCAAGTTGTGAGTATTCCCGTGTGGACTTTGACAGTGATGGAGACTTCAACTCATTCTTTAATT CTTTTCGAGCACAGCAGGGTGAAGTGCTGAGGAGTGCATGTCGCATTGTCCCCCTGGAGGCCTTTCAGATAGCAGCAGAATGGTTACAATACCAGATTGCCAGCCCTATTGACATGGGAGATACCACAT CTAAGACTGCTGAGGGGCTATGCTCCCTCCTGTCTCCATCTGTGGTCCAGTGGGATGCAATGACAGTCTTCATGGAGTGCATGGTCACACAAATCTTCAAAAGTCTAGAGGAAGAG AGGTTGCCCATAGATCAGAGcatggagctgctgcaggccGTGCTGAACTATGAGACCAAAGACCCGCTCATCTTGTCCTGCGTGCTCACCAATGTGTCTGCCCTCTTCCCTTTTGTCATACATAGACCACACTTCCGGACACAGGTTCTATACAAG ctatTTAAAGCCATCACATTTGAGATTGATCAGGACAGTAAG GCACCTCGGACCAGAGCCGTAAAGAATGTGAGGAGGCATGCCTCTTCTTCTATCATCAAAATTTGCCGGGATTACCCACAGTTCATATTG ccCTGTTTTGACATGTTTTACAATCACGTGAAGAAGCTGTTTGTGAGTGATGCCACACTCACTCACATGGAGAAATGTTCACTGATGGAAGCACTGGTGCTGATCAGTAACCAGTTCAAAGATTTTGCAAAGCAGAAGGCTTTTCTAGACGAAATGATGGGGTCCGTGGTGGCAGAATGGACCTCAGAAGAGATGAGGCA tgtgctgTGGGACCCTGCCATGTTCCTGTCCTTTGTTGGAGCAGATCAGGTGGTCACTGAGCAAAGTGCAGATACAGACACAACAGGTGTTAATAGGGGACGG ttgagtttttgtttgtatgctATGTTGGGGGTGGTGAAACGGTCACGTTGGCCTGCAGATGTGGAGGAAGCCAAGGCTGGTGGCTTTGTGGTGGGCTACACCGCAGCTGGAGCTCCCATCTACAGAAATCCCTGCACTTCCCAGTTTTTGCTCCTGCTACCGAACCTTTTAGCTCTTATCAG GACTCATAACAGTCTATTCATACCAGAGAACATGGCTCGTCTGAGTGAGACCTTTTCAAAGGCCCATGACGTGattgatgcagaaaaaaatatggtgCTTG GTCTCTCGCATCATCTTTTGGATATTTATGACTCTCCTGTGTACAAAACCAGCCTTGAGCGCATGCAGGGATTTTTCACCACGTTGTATGACAACTG CTTCCATGTTCTGGGAAATGCAGGTCTGTCCCTTCAGCAGGAATTCTATACCATTGAAAGGTTGGCTCAAGAAATAGCTGGCTCTGCTTTTGTCTCCCTCGATCATGTGCCTGACCACAGACTTCGCCCTATGATTC GGGTGTTTTTGAGGCAGCTGGTGCAATCATGTCCTCAGGAATACCATGAGAGTCTGCtctgccccctgctgggcccTCTGTTCGCTTACCTGCAGCAG AGACTCAGCACCAAGTGGCAAGTCATCAACCAGAGGACCTCAGTTAA tggccaagatgaggaggaggttgTGTGCCAGGAAAGCCAGGTGACACAGGAGATgttggaggagcagctggtgcGCATGGTCACAAGGGAAGTGCTGGATCTTCTTA CTGTGAGCTGTATTTCCAGAAAAATGCCTGAACCAGCAGCAAATAAGGAGGAAGTAGATG AGGAAGATATGATGATGGAATCAGGGCAGACGGTGTCTCCAGCCCAGCCCACAGAGGAGTTGACTGAGCTGGGAAAATGCTTGTTGAAACACGAG ACCATCTACATGTCCCTACTGACCCTCTCCTTCACCTCACTATCATGGAAAGACACCACCAACTGTCACCGCACTGCTTCCATTGTCTGTTGGACCCTTCTCCGGCAG GTTGTAGGGGGTAATCTTCTCCCTGAGGCCGTCACATGGTTCTATACCAGTGTGCTACGGGGCCTCCAGGTTCATGGGCAGCATGAAGTCTGCAACTCTACACTCTTACAGTTGGCCATGCTCATCTATGAAAACTTG CGACCTCGCTACATGGAGCTGAGAACAGTAATGACCCAGATCCCAAACATCAGTGTGGAAGCCCTGGACCAGTATGATCACAGACTCATAGACCCCAATGCCCAGAAAGTtggggacaaaaagaaaaaggatcaaTTCAAAAAGCTCATTGCAGGAACTGTTGGG AAAGCTCTGTGCCAGCAGTTCAGGAAGGAGGTTCATATCCGGAATCTTCCATCGCTCTTTAAAAAGCCGAAGCCAGACAAGGCTGTACAGAACAGTGAAGCATTGGGTCTGGCAGCTCTCTTCTACCCAGAGAATAGCACTCTGTAG
- the LOC115055786 gene encoding cystatin-C-like, which produces MLALCLLLYAASSADTGRMMTGQPHDVPVDSSAVLAAARFAVSEFNRDNAENRLVYEIVNITSAKIQVVAGINYILEVRLGSKVCKRNETSHTCELHSDSKAS; this is translated from the exons ATGTTGGCGCTGTGTCTGCTGCTCTACGCCGCCTCGTCCGCAGACACCGGACGCATGATGACCGGTCAGCCTCACGACGTCCCCGTCGACAGCTCCGCGGTTTTGGCGGCAGCTCGGTTCGCCGTGAGTGAATTTAACCGAGACAACGCGGAGAACCGACTCGTCTACGAAATTGTGAACATAACATCGGCTAAAATTCAG GTGGTCGCGGGAATTAACTACATCCTGGAAGTGCGGCTCGGATCGAAAGTGTGCAAAAGAAATGAGACGAGTCACACGTGTGAGCTCCACTCCGACTCCAAGGCAAGTTGA